A single genomic interval of Deltaproteobacteria bacterium harbors:
- a CDS encoding type IV pilus twitching motility protein PilT, which yields MQDFLRLVIDKGATDLHLTADSPPVMRLNGVLAAMPFPPLSANETKQLCYSLLTESQRHRFEEESELDFSFGIRGLSRFRGNLFLQRGAVGGAFRLIPYQVRGLAELGLPPVVAELTKLPRGLVLVTGPTGSGKSTTLASMIDKINRERHEHIMTVEDPIEFVHEHRGCVVNQREVFADTKAFAAALKHVLRQDPDIVLIGEMRDLETMEASLTVAETGHLVLSTLHTNSAVQTINRIIDIFPTNQQPQVRAQLSLVLQGVISQQLIPRLDGKGRVLAVEVMIPNVAIRNLIREEKVHQIYSQLQVGQTKFGMQTMTQSLVDLHHRRLISYDEAIGHATELDELRAMLGPSPSAMRR from the coding sequence ATGCAGGACTTTCTGCGGCTGGTGATCGACAAGGGTGCCACCGATCTCCACCTGACGGCCGATAGCCCGCCGGTGATGCGCCTCAATGGCGTCTTGGCGGCGATGCCCTTCCCGCCGTTGTCGGCCAACGAAACCAAGCAGCTCTGTTACAGCCTGCTGACCGAAAGCCAGCGCCACCGCTTTGAGGAGGAGAGCGAGCTGGATTTCTCCTTCGGGATTCGCGGGTTGAGCCGCTTTCGCGGCAATCTGTTCCTGCAGCGGGGGGCCGTAGGCGGGGCCTTCCGGCTGATCCCGTACCAGGTCCGTGGCTTGGCTGAGCTAGGCTTGCCACCAGTAGTGGCGGAATTGACCAAGCTGCCGCGCGGGCTGGTTCTGGTCACCGGGCCTACGGGCAGTGGGAAATCCACAACTCTGGCCTCGATGATCGACAAGATTAACCGCGAGCGACACGAACACATAATGACGGTGGAAGACCCCATCGAGTTCGTGCACGAGCATCGCGGTTGTGTGGTGAACCAGCGCGAGGTCTTTGCCGACACCAAGGCCTTTGCCGCCGCGCTCAAGCATGTGCTGCGGCAAGACCCCGATATCGTGCTGATCGGTGAAATGCGGGACTTGGAGACGATGGAGGCGTCTTTGACTGTCGCTGAGACTGGGCACCTGGTGCTCTCCACCCTCCACACCAACTCTGCGGTCCAGACCATCAACCGCATCATCGACATTTTTCCGACGAATCAGCAGCCCCAGGTACGCGCCCAGCTGTCTCTGGTCTTGCAAGGGGTCATCTCGCAGCAACTGATCCCGCGGCTTGATGGCAAGGGGCGGGTGCTGGCCGTCGAGGTCATGATCCCCAACGTGGCGATCCGCAACCTGATCCGGGAGGAAAAGGTTCATCAGATATACTCTCAGCTGCAGGTCGGGCAGACCAAGTTCGGTATGCAGACGATGACCCAATCGCTCGTGGACCTCCACCATCGGCGCCTGATTTCGTACGACGAAGCGATCGGCCATGCGACGGAGTTGGACGAGTTACGCGCCATGCTCGGGCCGTCGCCGAGCGCAATGCGTCGCTAG
- a CDS encoding prepilin-type N-terminal cleavage/methylation domain-containing protein has translation MTTLKALRETKGFTLIELLVVVAIIGILAAIAIPQFTAYRQRGFDARANSDLRNAATGEEAYYATFQVYKTDSKTGPGTMSLLPGVSVSDTVTVSMTAATGSFTGTAKSTGGTKTFSWNSANGGMQ, from the coding sequence ATGACGACACTGAAGGCACTGAGAGAGACCAAAGGCTTTACGCTGATCGAGTTGTTGGTGGTCGTGGCCATCATCGGCATCCTGGCCGCCATCGCCATCCCGCAGTTCACCGCGTATCGCCAGAGAGGGTTCGATGCCCGCGCCAACTCGGACCTGCGCAATGCGGCCACGGGCGAAGAGGCGTACTACGCCACCTTCCAGGTTTACAAGACCGACTCCAAGACCGGCCCGGGCACCATGTCGTTGCTGCCCGGCGTCTCCGTCTCCGACACGGTGACGGTGAGCATGACCGCCGCTACCGGGTCCTTCACCGGAACGGCCAAGTCGACCGGCGGAACGAAGACCTTCAGTTGGAACAGCGCCAACGGCGGTATGCAATAA
- a CDS encoding type II secretion system F family protein: MAVFRWQGVSSRGEMLQGEMEATTRDAVLVRLRAQRIQPIPSKVKEKGKGLDREITLPGFGEKIKSRDIVIFTRQLATMIDAGLPIVQCLDILAQQSDNKKFGKVIGQVKEEVESGSTFTDALRKHPKLFDDLYTNMVAAGEVGGILDTILHRLAVYMEKAMKLIAKIKGAMIYPVTIITVAVGVTAVLLIYVIPVFAELFGSFGQALPMPTQFVINLSNFTIAYFPYMAAIVAAAIVALRQSYKTEQGQLAIDGFMLQVPIFGDLIRKSSVARFSRTLSTLVSSGVPILDALAITARTSGNKVVERSILRTRVSISEGKTIAEPLTQSKVFPPMVCQMIAVGEATGALDAMLQKIADFYEDEVDQVVNNLTALMEPLVIVFLGVIIGGLVISMYLPIFKLGTVIQ, encoded by the coding sequence ATGGCAGTTTTTAGATGGCAGGGCGTTTCGTCACGCGGAGAGATGCTCCAGGGCGAGATGGAGGCGACGACGCGTGATGCCGTACTGGTGCGGCTGCGCGCGCAGCGCATCCAGCCGATACCGTCGAAGGTGAAAGAGAAGGGCAAGGGGCTGGACCGAGAGATCACGCTGCCCGGCTTCGGTGAGAAGATAAAATCGCGGGACATAGTCATCTTCACCCGCCAGCTAGCAACCATGATCGATGCCGGGTTGCCGATCGTGCAGTGCCTCGACATCCTCGCTCAACAATCCGACAATAAGAAATTCGGCAAGGTCATCGGCCAGGTCAAGGAAGAAGTGGAGTCCGGCTCGACCTTCACCGACGCGCTCCGCAAACATCCCAAGCTGTTCGATGACCTCTACACCAACATGGTCGCTGCCGGGGAGGTTGGCGGTATCCTCGATACCATTTTGCACCGCCTTGCCGTGTACATGGAGAAGGCGATGAAGCTCATCGCCAAGATCAAGGGGGCGATGATTTATCCGGTCACCATCATCACCGTGGCGGTGGGAGTCACCGCGGTGCTGTTGATCTACGTGATTCCGGTTTTTGCGGAGCTGTTCGGTAGTTTTGGGCAAGCGCTGCCGATGCCGACCCAGTTCGTGATCAACCTGAGCAATTTTACCATCGCCTACTTCCCTTACATGGCTGCGATCGTCGCAGCCGCGATAGTGGCGTTGCGGCAGAGCTACAAGACCGAGCAAGGCCAGCTGGCCATCGACGGCTTCATGTTGCAGGTGCCGATCTTCGGTGACTTGATTCGCAAGTCGTCGGTGGCACGCTTTAGCCGCACCCTGAGCACGCTGGTCTCCTCCGGCGTCCCGATCTTGGACGCGTTGGCGATTACGGCGCGGACATCGGGCAACAAGGTGGTCGAGCGCTCGATCCTGAGAACGCGGGTGAGCATCAGCGAGGGCAAGACCATCGCGGAGCCGCTGACCCAGAGCAAGGTGTTCCCGCCCATGGTCTGCCAGATGATTGCGGTCGGCGAGGCCACCGGTGCGCTCGATGCGATGCTGCAAAAGATCGCCGACTTCTACGAGGATGAGGTCGACCAAGTGGTCAACAACCTAACGGCCCTGATGGAACCGCTGGTCATTGTGTTCCTCGGCGTGATCATCGGCGGCTTGGTGATTTCCATGTACCTGCCGATCTTCAAGCTCGGAACGGTCATCCAGTGA
- a CDS encoding prepilin-type N-terminal cleavage/methylation domain-containing protein produces the protein MYARGFTLIELMVVVSIIGILAAIAIRQFTVYRQRGFDARANSDLRNAVTAEEAYFASYQVYKSDATTGPAISAILPGLIVSDTVTVAMVASGSVSFTGTSQSTKGTQTYSYDSTLGGFQ, from the coding sequence ATGTACGCGCGCGGGTTCACCCTGATCGAGCTGATGGTGGTGGTGTCGATCATCGGGATCCTTGCCGCGATCGCTATTCGCCAGTTCACGGTTTACCGGCAACGGGGCTTCGATGCCCGCGCCAACTCCGATCTACGTAACGCAGTAACGGCCGAGGAAGCTTACTTCGCTTCATATCAAGTCTACAAGTCCGACGCGACAACCGGTCCCGCCATCAGCGCGATCCTTCCGGGTCTGATTGTGTCGGATACGGTAACGGTGGCGATGGTGGCAAGCGGCAGTGTCAGCTTTACGGGAACGTCGCAGTCCACGAAGGGAACGCAGACGTACTCGTACGACAGCACTCTCGGCGGCTTCCAATAG
- a CDS encoding sigma 54-interacting transcriptional regulator: protein MIEGHHNTSGSEDLRRRLRWLLFGRVLIISAFLGALSLVTLSGRYSPYVVSINLLFGIIAATYAVAIASAVALQRLHDLRGFSHGQVGFDVLLTTGVLYLTGGPDSPFAFLYTLPIINAAILLFSQGAVATAVMATAAYTGLVAGMLAGVVPTPDYQFPPAVFDGQLAIRMATNNGTFFLIAILATSLTRRLHETEQLLLEREGERDKLAVLQEALARNIGSGLVTTDANGRITSANEIAEALVGGEPGRLREKDLGELFPPLNLTATARTAFLQSTSPLQPTEFTHRCGDEREVKVRCMAAPLRDTYGHAIGALYILQDVTSLQDLAQELEGEQAGEMLAREAGEEMVEEAAPRDGLLGTSPAMRQVHELIDKVARSDATILVTGESGTGKELVARAIHARSNRTDRPFVALNCGAIPENLIESELFGHVKGAFTGAVGNRAGYFRMADGGTIFLDEIGELPLALQVKLLRVLQERVFIPVGGQSAVAVNVRVIAATNRDLATDIKAGRFREDLYYRLNVITIDLPPLRERRQDVPLLIRHFLRQFSDLHGKRVTRLTVGAAKLLLAYAFPGNVRELENIIEHAVALSDSETAHEEHMPAYLLSGNGQLQPMTRPPEPRAAPAPAPTPLVEGRFDLDRDLATFEKAALLRALEQAGGVKKRAAELLGINYRSLRHRLQKYGLETGNDFPN, encoded by the coding sequence GTGATCGAGGGCCATCACAACACCTCCGGCAGCGAGGATCTGCGCCGCCGCCTGCGCTGGCTGTTGTTCGGCCGCGTTCTGATCATTTCGGCGTTTCTTGGCGCGCTCTCGCTGGTTACGCTCAGCGGGCGTTACAGCCCGTACGTGGTCTCGATCAACTTACTCTTCGGCATCATCGCCGCGACCTACGCTGTCGCCATTGCCTCCGCCGTCGCGTTGCAACGGCTGCATGATCTGCGCGGTTTCAGCCACGGCCAGGTTGGCTTCGACGTACTGCTAACTACGGGGGTGCTCTATCTCACAGGAGGCCCCGACAGCCCTTTCGCCTTTCTCTATACCTTGCCGATCATCAATGCGGCCATCCTGCTCTTCAGCCAAGGGGCGGTGGCCACGGCCGTGATGGCGACGGCCGCGTACACCGGCTTGGTCGCCGGCATGCTTGCCGGAGTTGTTCCGACGCCCGACTATCAGTTTCCACCGGCGGTGTTCGACGGCCAACTCGCCATCCGCATGGCTACCAACAACGGCACCTTCTTCTTGATCGCGATCCTGGCCACTTCTCTCACCCGCAGGTTGCACGAAACCGAGCAGTTGCTGCTCGAGCGTGAGGGCGAGCGGGACAAGCTGGCCGTGCTGCAGGAAGCCCTGGCGCGCAACATCGGCTCGGGGCTGGTTACAACCGACGCCAACGGCCGCATCACCTCAGCCAATGAGATCGCCGAGGCCCTGGTGGGGGGCGAGCCCGGCAGGTTGCGCGAGAAAGACCTCGGCGAGCTGTTTCCGCCGCTCAACCTTACTGCAACCGCTAGGACCGCATTCTTGCAGTCAACCAGCCCGCTGCAACCGACGGAGTTCACCCACCGCTGCGGCGACGAGCGCGAGGTCAAGGTCCGCTGCATGGCGGCGCCGCTGCGCGACACCTATGGGCACGCCATCGGGGCGCTCTACATTCTGCAAGACGTCACCTCGTTGCAGGATCTTGCGCAGGAACTCGAGGGTGAGCAGGCGGGCGAGATGTTGGCGCGAGAAGCAGGCGAGGAAATGGTCGAGGAGGCCGCGCCTCGCGACGGGCTGCTGGGTACCAGCCCGGCCATGCGCCAGGTGCACGAACTGATAGATAAAGTCGCCCGGAGCGATGCCACGATCCTGGTTACGGGCGAAAGCGGCACGGGCAAGGAGCTCGTGGCCCGCGCGATCCACGCGCGCAGCAATCGCACCGATCGCCCGTTTGTTGCCCTCAATTGCGGCGCTATCCCCGAGAACCTGATCGAAAGCGAGCTGTTCGGCCACGTGAAGGGGGCCTTTACCGGGGCCGTCGGCAACCGCGCCGGTTATTTCCGTATGGCCGACGGCGGAACCATCTTTCTCGACGAAATCGGCGAGCTGCCGCTCGCCCTGCAGGTGAAACTCCTGCGGGTATTGCAGGAACGGGTGTTCATCCCGGTCGGAGGCCAGTCCGCCGTCGCCGTCAACGTGCGCGTGATTGCCGCGACCAACCGGGATCTTGCCACCGATATCAAAGCCGGCCGTTTTCGCGAAGACCTGTATTACCGGCTCAACGTCATCACCATCGACCTGCCGCCCTTGCGCGAGCGCCGTCAGGACGTGCCGCTGCTCATTCGCCATTTCTTGCGGCAGTTCTCCGACCTCCACGGCAAGCGCGTAACTCGCCTTACCGTAGGGGCGGCAAAGCTACTGCTGGCGTACGCCTTCCCCGGCAACGTCCGCGAGCTAGAGAACATCATAGAGCATGCCGTAGCACTGAGTGATAGCGAGACGGCGCACGAGGAGCATATGCCTGCTTACTTGCTCAGCGGCAACGGGCAGCTGCAGCCGATGACTCGCCCGCCGGAACCAAGAGCTGCCCCAGCGCCAGCCCCGACTCCGCTGGTCGAAGGTCGTTTCGATCTCGATCGTGACTTGGCGACCTTCGAGAAGGCCGCCCTGCTACGCGCCCTGGAACAAGCGGGCGGTGTCAAGAAGCGCGCGGCCGAACTGCTCGGCATAAATTACCGCTCGCTGCGCCATCGCCTGCAGAAGTACGGGCTTGAAACCGGCAACGATTTCCCGAACTGA